CCAGATCGGCATGATGCCATCACGGCCCCGGTCCCCGGCCACAAACACAACGTCGGGTTGCTGGCGGGCCCGCCATGTAGAGGTCTTGTCAAAATAGAACCGGGCCAGTGCCTCGGCTTGCCCGTGTCCCGCCAAACCCGCCAGACCAACAATTTCACCTTGACGCGCCGATAGTCCGTTCGGAAGGCGTAGCACGATATCGCCCGGCACACGCTCTGTGTGTGCTTCGGCAAAATTGCCGCCATCTGCTGCAACATGACCCATTGTATCGACCAGTGTCTGGCGCGTGAACGTGCCGGTCGGACGATCCTCGACAATTTGTCCGTCTTTCATGACGACGATGCGGTCTGCGACCTGAAAAATCTCGCCCATCATATGGGTGATAAAGATCACCGCCCCACCGGCAGCACAGAATTTGCGGACATGATCCAACAGCTGATGCGAAATACCAGCGTCAAGTGAGGACGTTGGCTCGTCCAAAATGACCAGACGTGGGGCAATGTCGCGCGCGGAAAAAGCGATAGCAATTTCCACCATTTGCCGCTCTGCAATGCTCAGATCGGCCACGACCGAGTCCGGCCCGATGCCGTGGCCGGGGAATACTTCGTCCAAAGCAGCCATAACGGCGACAAGGGCGGCCTTGCGCCAGCCCCAACGAGGCATGTTGCGAAAGGGAATGCGATAATTCTCGAGCACCGACAGGTTCGGGCACAACGATAATTCCTGGAACACACTGCGAATGCCGTTGGCTGCGGCCAGATCGGCATTGCGCCCTCCACCGTCTGCGGCGTGCGCACCATATTGGACCTGACCGGCTGTCGGCGTCAGTCGTCCATTGATGATATTGACGAAAGTTGATTTTCCGGCGCCGTTATGGCCGACGAGGCCGATACATTCACCGGCCCTGACGACCATTGACGCGCCTGCCAAAGCGCGGACAGGTCCAAAGGACTTGTCCACGCTCTGCAGGGAAACAACCAGCGTTGAGCCAACGCCAGAGGTATCAGTATTTGGGATCATGCCCTGGAGTTACCGAGCAGCTTCGATGACGGCGATGGAGTCGTCGAGCGAATACTCGACATTGGCAACTGAGCCTTCAGGCGTTGTTTCAAGCGCGGCATCCAGACCAGCCTGATCGATGGCAAGGAATGGAACCGTCAGGTCCTTCGGTACTTCCTGGCCATCCAGAATCTGCTGGGCAACCCAGAAGGCAAGGGTGCTGACGCCGGGTGCGATCGACAACGAGGTGGTCTCGTAGCCATTGGCTGCCTTCTGCTCAGCCCACCAGGCGAGCTCGTCCTGACGATTGCCCATGACGATGATCGGCATGGGGCGATCAGTGGCCGCAATAGCCTGTGCTGCGCCGTAGCCGTCGCCGCCCTGGGTCACGACAGCGACCAGTTCAGGCAAGCTCGGCAGGATGCCAGCAACGGCCTTCTGGGCA
This sequence is a window from Devosia beringensis. Protein-coding genes within it:
- a CDS encoding sugar ABC transporter ATP-binding protein codes for the protein MIPNTDTSGVGSTLVVSLQSVDKSFGPVRALAGASMVVRAGECIGLVGHNGAGKSTFVNIINGRLTPTAGQVQYGAHAADGGGRNADLAAANGIRSVFQELSLCPNLSVLENYRIPFRNMPRWGWRKAALVAVMAALDEVFPGHGIGPDSVVADLSIAERQMVEIAIAFSARDIAPRLVILDEPTSSLDAGISHQLLDHVRKFCAAGGAVIFITHMMGEIFQVADRIVVMKDGQIVEDRPTGTFTRQTLVDTMGHVAADGGNFAEAHTERVPGDIVLRLPNGLSARQGEIVGLAGLAGHGQAEALARFYFDKTSTWRARQQPDVVFVAGDRGRDGIMPIWSILKNLSLATLAEFGRRGLVDRRKEGELGATWKQKIQIKTPDLGNPILSLSGGNQQKVLFAKALASSALIVIMDDPMRGVDVGTKKEVYRMIRAEAEAGRTFLWYSTETDEILECDRVFVFRDSAISAELTGPQISEENILRASFEMQEAAE